The Treponema phagedenis DNA segment GTTAAGCAGGAGCATCTTTCTTCCGTTTTGATCGGTCAAGGTGTCGCGGGACAAAACGATACCTATTTTTATATCCTCCGAAAGGATTATGAGGATGCCTTAAAAATTATAAACGATTTTATCGCTCAAAAAGAAAAGAGCTTCCACAAGCCAAAGACAATCTCTCGTGTTATTCCTTTTTCGACATACAACCCGAAACGGGATGATACGGTTGCGATTATTATTTTTCAAAAAGAATAAAAATAGTTACACCCTTATGGACAAATATATTTGGATATCTTGCAGAAACTTGATCAGCTTTTGGAAAGAACCTAGTATTGCGTTTTTTGCTGCCTCGATCCGTTTTAAAGCATTTGATACAAGTCGCAAAAAATCATAAAAAAGAGCCCGACTCGGCGCAACGGTGGGCAATTTACCACAGGGATACTGAATCCGCAAGCCATCATTGCTGCTCGCTTTTTTCAGCATAACAGTAAGGTAATGAGCATATCCCTTACAAAAGAATATCGCAAAGAGCGCCTAAAGAAAATTTTTAAAAAGGAGAGTTTATTATGAAAAGGAACAAAAAAGCTATTTTTTTAGCAGCTTTCGCATTCGCGGGGAGTTGTATTTTTACAAATTGTGCCGGCGAGCCTAAAAATCAGACATCTGCAAACGACAAACAAGTGATTGCAGAACTTAAGGAATCTGAAAAAATGCTCAATGCAACACTACCAAGGATGATTGACTCGGTTACCAATTGGGATGAAGTAAAATTTAAAGAGCCCGATGTCTATGAATATTATTATACTATTTTAAATATTGAAGAAAAAAAATTAGGTTCAAAAAAAGAATTTTTGCAAACAGTGCTCAAAAACTCCATTATAGAAAATTACAAAGACAATGCGGCGGTAGATATTTTCAGAATTAATAACATGACGCTCAAGCATATCTACCGTGATAAAAACAAAACAGAAATTTTTACAATCACTCTCTTGCCGGGAGAGTATTAAGAAGTTTCTTGCATGGATAAAATTTATTATTGCTAAATCTATTCAAACGTACAATCATGTTAACGAAAATTAAAAAACGATTTTTATGCAATTTTTTATGTAATAAGGTACATAATAATTATAAAAATACAATTAGCTAAACGAGGCTTATTTTTATGAATAAAACCGTATACTTAGGACTTACCGGAGATATAATACATCCGGGAATTATTAATATTATAAGCGAGGGAGCAAAACACGGCGACCTGATTATCGGTTTATTGACCGATAGCGCTATTGCTTTCCACAAAAGGCTTCCCTACCTCACCTACGAACAGCGCAAGCAAGTTGTTGAGCATATTAAAGGGGTAAGCAAGGTTATACCACAAGAAGACTGGTCATATGTTCCGAATTTAAAAAAACTGAAGCCTGATTTTATTATTCACGGAGACGACTGGCTGCGTGGCTCATTATCCAAAATTAGAGACGAAGTTGTGGAAGCCCTGAAAGAATGGGGCGGAAAAATTATCGAAGTGCCGTATACGCAAGGAATTAACTCTTCCGCTTTTGTAGAAAGTATACATACCATCGGTACAACTCCAGACATTAGAATGAAAACCTTGCGCCGCCTTATAGAAGCAAAGCCTATTGTGCGGATTATGGAAGCGCATTCGGGACTCTCCGGACTCATTATTGAAAACCTTGAAGTTGAAAAAGAAGGCGGAACTCACCGGTTTGACGGTATGTGGTCGTCAAGCCTTACGGATTCCACCAGCAAGGGAAAGCCCGATATTGAAGCGGTTGATCTGACAACTCGACTTCAAACATTAACGGACATTCTTGAGTGCACAACAAAACCGATTATTTACGACGGAGATACAGGCGGAAAACCTGAGCATTTTATTTTTACAGTCAGAACGCTTGAACGAAACGGTATTTCGGCAGTTATCATCGAAGATAAGGTTGGATTAAAAAAGAACAGTCTCTTCGGTACGGAAGCAAAACAAGAGCTCGCTCCGGTTGATGATTTTTGTTACAAAATAAGTGCCGGTAAAAAGGCTCAAGTTACAAAAGAATTTATGATTATTGCCCGCCTTGAATCTCTGATTGCGGGAAGGACTGTTGACGAAGCACTGGAACGTGCGTTTGCATATGTAAAAGCCGGCGCCGATGGCGTGATGATTCACAGTAAAGAAAAAGACGGACAGGATATAAAAGATTTTTGTCTGCGTTTTAGAAAAGAGTATGAAAAAGTGCCCATTGTGCTTGTTCCCACAACCTATAATCAATTTACAGAAAGGGAGCTGGCATCTTGGGGAGCAAATATCATCATATATGCAAATCACATGCTGAGGGCTTCATATCCGGCAATGCACAAGGTTGCAAAAACCATCTTGGAAACCGAACGCTCTTTAGAAGTGAATGATCTCTGCCTTTCGATCAAAAATATTTTAGAATTAATACCGGGAACAAAATAAAATGATACGTCCTGATTTTTTTTATGATTTACTGATCAAAAACGGAACTGATTTTTTTACCGGCGTTCCCGATTCTCTTTTAAAAAATTTTTGTGCGTATCTTACCGATACGGTAAAAAAAGATAATCACATTATCGCTGCAAATGAGGGCGGAGCCATAGGGCTTGCAGCGGGACATTATTTTGCAACGGAAAACATTCCTTTGGTTTACATGCAGAATTCCGGACTTGGAAACACGGTTAATCCGATTCTTTCCCTTGCGGATAAAGAAGTGTATTCCGTACCTATTCTGCTTCTTATCGGTTGGCGTGGCGAGCCGAACGTACATGATGAGCCGCAGCACATTAAACAGGGAAAAATAACTTGTGAGCTCCTTGAAACAATGGAAATCCCCTACTCTATATTAGCGCTTGAAGAAACACAGGCAGCCGCTCAAATTCAGCAAGCATATACTATAATGGAAGAAACCAATGCACCGTATGCATTTGTTGTTCGTAAAGGGACATTTGACTCGTATACGCTTAAAACAAACGAAAACGTTCCTGCGCAAATGAGCCGCGAAGAAGCAATAGAAGAAATTGTTTTGCATGCTCCTGAAAATGCGGTTTTTATATCGACTACCGGCATGGCATCCC contains these protein-coding regions:
- the aepX gene encoding phosphoenolpyruvate mutase produces the protein MNKTVYLGLTGDIIHPGIINIISEGAKHGDLIIGLLTDSAIAFHKRLPYLTYEQRKQVVEHIKGVSKVIPQEDWSYVPNLKKLKPDFIIHGDDWLRGSLSKIRDEVVEALKEWGGKIIEVPYTQGINSSAFVESIHTIGTTPDIRMKTLRRLIEAKPIVRIMEAHSGLSGLIIENLEVEKEGGTHRFDGMWSSSLTDSTSKGKPDIEAVDLTTRLQTLTDILECTTKPIIYDGDTGGKPEHFIFTVRTLERNGISAVIIEDKVGLKKNSLFGTEAKQELAPVDDFCYKISAGKKAQVTKEFMIIARLESLIAGRTVDEALERAFAYVKAGADGVMIHSKEKDGQDIKDFCLRFRKEYEKVPIVLVPTTYNQFTERELASWGANIIIYANHMLRASYPAMHKVAKTILETERSLEVNDLCLSIKNILELIPGTK
- the aepY gene encoding phosphonopyruvate decarboxylase; translation: MIRPDFFYDLLIKNGTDFFTGVPDSLLKNFCAYLTDTVKKDNHIIAANEGGAIGLAAGHYFATENIPLVYMQNSGLGNTVNPILSLADKEVYSVPILLLIGWRGEPNVHDEPQHIKQGKITCELLETMEIPYSILALEETQAAAQIQQAYTIMEETNAPYAFVVRKGTFDSYTLKTNENVPAQMSREEAIEEIVLHAPENAVFISTTGMASRELYELRDKHQSGHHKDFLTVGSMGHASQIALGIALEKPNVPVFCLDGDGAALMHMGGMAIIGTRKPQNILHIVFNNGAHDSVGGQPTVARNISLCDIARSCGYEYAVCVKTKEELDSVLKDSKTYSCLTFIEILVTKGARSDLGRPKSSPLENKQAFMAYLKGVKK